In Camelus dromedarius isolate mCamDro1 chromosome 16, mCamDro1.pat, whole genome shotgun sequence, the genomic stretch TTTGAATCACAGCTTCCTCAGGCCCTAGCTGTATGATACAGAACAAGTTCACCTCTCTTAGCTTCACTTGCCACTAACTTGCACAACTGCTGAGAAGACTGAACACAGTGCAGAGTAATAATAGGACCAATTATCAAGTGGGCCTTATTTATCTTGGTTCCTTAAGAGTCCAGCCCACTGGCAGGACCAAAGCAAAGGTATTAGGGATACTTTACATGGATGGTGGTTCCAGGTGTCATGGTCTCCTCCACCTGGAGGTTCCCTGCGCCCCAGACACTGCCTGAGATGAAGGATGGACATTCTGCAGCACTGGACTGGGAGGTACAAGCCTGGGGGTCATGGTGGCTCTGTCACTAGCTCTCTGGGCTGCTCTGGAGGTCCCCTCTGAGGCCTTACTTTACTTAtctttaaaactaaaaactactGTGATCCTCTACTAATACACCTCAAGTCATGCCTCCTCCCTGGATATAAAtgcttcagtggctccccattgccctcaGAAGAGAGTCCAACCTCTTGGCACAAGGCACTTCACCCTTTGGCCCCTTCTGTCCTCATCTTTCTCTACTGACCCTCTCACGATCTTCAAGCCAGCCACCAGGAATTTTTTCAGGCCTCAAATGCACTGGGCTCTCTCTTGCTTCCAAAGCTCTCACTTTGTTCTGGAAcacacccctctccctcctcactaCCAAACTCCTGCAGGTCTCCACTGAACGCTGCTACACTGTGCTGCTACAGGGATCTGGAGCTCAGTAGGGACTAGGATGGGAGATACATTCTGGATTAAAAAGAATGCAGATTGGCATTAAGATTTTGGGGCCAAATGAGCTTACCTACAAATCCCCTCACTCAGAAAAATGGTTTCTTTTGAATGCATaccttcagaaaaattaaatatgcagCCCCAGCATGCTATACAGCTATCCACATGTTTATAAAACATccacaaaaatagaaattttaaaaggtgaaacaaaacatgtacacatagttttttttttttccattaaaatttggAAACCATTGATTTAAACTGGGTAGACGAGAAGCTGGCAAAGCAGCCAGAGACAGGGAAGACCAGCAGACTGGTGTCAGGGAAGGAACAGGATGTTTGAGGACAGTGTGGCCAACTGTGTCAAATGCTGCAGAGGCTGAGGAGGATGAGACTGAAAGTCATCCACTGGGTCTGGCAACCAGGAAGTCCTAGTGATTCATGGGATCCTTCCAAGGCATTTAGGGGGAAGAGATGGGATGGAAGAGTAAACTTGAGGCCAGATCTCTCTCCCAAGAGTGGGTTGCAGAGTAAACTTGAGGCCAGACCTCTCTCCCAAGCTCAGATATCTCCCTGAGCTCCCCCAACTACCTGCTTAGTGCCTCCGCTGGGATgtctctcaggtcagaagcaacaTGTCCAAAACTGACCTGATCTGCCCCTGCCTTCAGTGTTACAGCACCTCCAGCCGACCAGCTGTGTAAACCAGGAATCGCCCTTTCATCCACCTGTTAATAGCTAATCCATCAGCAAGTCCTAACAGCACagtcttcaaaatatattctgaattggACCTTTTTTCACTACCTCTTTCACCCTCAGCTAAGCCACATCATCATCTCACGCCTGGACCTGTTCAGTGGCCTCCTGACTGGTCTCCCTGTTGCCATCCTTGCTGTCCTAATTGGTTCTCcagattttttaaacatataaatcaGATCCTAGCACTGTCTCTTTAAACCTTTCAGTGACTTACTACTGCACTGCAAATAAAGTCCATCACTGCCTGCAAGGCTGACCCTGGCCATCAGGGACCCCCCTCATCACTACATGTCAGCCACATggcttttgctctctctctccaactcACCCAATTCTCTCCTGCCTCAAGGATTTCAAACTGCCCCATTTCGGCCTGTTTTACCAGGTATTCTTTCCGCCTAGAATACACGTCCCTTCCACTCTGCCCATGGTTAGTTCTGGCTTCAATAGGACCTCCTCTGTGAGGCCTTCCCATCTAATGAGGCACACTCTCTGCTGCTCCAtttttccagcctccctttcctttcccttcaagCACATAGCACAACTCACAGTGGTATATTTGTGTTTAGTTGTCTGTTTCCACTACAAGATGGGAAATTCCACAAGGGAAAGGATGGTGTCTGTCTTGCTCACAGTTTATTTCCCTTgtaatgtctgtctgtctgataCATGACCAACATTTGATGAGCACTGGCTTAATAAATATTGCCCCCTAAGGACCGTCCGGTTCTCTGCTGTGGGTGCTACTCCAGCCTGTCTTGCTACTGTTTCTCACTCCTTTTCTGTCTAACTCAGAAACTCATGTGGACTGATGGGCTCATGTAGCTGCAAACCTCTCCCCTCCCACTACTGTCTCTTTCTTCACTATGTGTCAGTCACACAACAGAGCTCTTTTTAAGGATCATCTCAAACACTGTGAAGTATTTTCTGACCCCAATGCATGATGTTCTGTCCCTGCTGTGAACCCCAAAGTATTCTGTAACTAATGACACTCCTCCTGTCCTGCCTTGCCTTACCCCTGACTTCTAGAgtaagtaggtgctcaataaatatgtgaaatgaCAGGGCTGAAAACCTCTACCCTACAGTAATCTAGTATTAATGCTAGTGAGCATCAGAAGCACACAATAAACTTATTAAAATATAGATTCCCAGGCCCCGGAGAGGGCCTCAGTAAGAATCTGCATTATTTCAAGCATTCTTTACGACCCTAATGCCCATCTGTTTAAGAACTTCATAACAGGTTAAGTTGAAGTGAACAGACTCCCACCCAGAACCAAATCTTCCTGACTCAGTCTTAGGAAAGGGAAGGAGCTCAAAGTCTGACAATTCCTACCCTTTCTCCTTCAAGAGGTTAGATAAAAAAAGACTCTAAAGTTCTTTATTTGCCTTTCCCTTTTAATCCCTTCCCTCATCTGATCCTAAATAAAGTATCCAGCAATTAAACACAAGGAAGCTCAAAGAGCCAAGGCAAGCCACCCCAAGAGTAACAGGCTCCCTCCCACAGGGGCCAAAGTCTGGAAGCTGGGGTCTCCACTCAGAGCCTGGTAGTAGAAGCTGGTGCAGAATAAGGTAGTTCCAGAAGCTAGCAGTAACCCGGCCTGAAGGAGATAACAAGACAGAATGCAGGCTAGTAAGAACAGGGCAGGTAGAGGGCGTGAGTAGGGCTTGGTCAGGgttaggggtgggggagggggagattaCCCAGAGGGGCTTTCTGCACAGGGGCACCCCTAACAGGGCCAGGCTGTGTAAGAAGTGGTGTTTGTTGGTCTTGTCAAAGAGctgtaagaaaaagagaaatggggggACTTCCTAAGCAACGCAGGATCCCGAGGGTACACATCGGACAAGAAGAGTCCGTCCTCCAACCCTACCTCTCAAGTCCCAGCTTGCCCCTCCCTCAGGTACCCAggcctcagacttccagcccttGACGTACCAAAGAcctgccctccacccctcccctccttccctcagggATCCCAGACTTCGTGCCCTCATAGGCCCGGAAGTCGAGGAGCCCCAGCGCAGTTACTTCACCTCCTTCCCGTAGTCATCCGGAAACTGGGCTCCTGTGGAAAGGACAAAAGCAAAGGTTACGGTCCTAGCACCGGCCTCGACGGCCCCAATCCCAGGGGGACCCAGGGGGACAGAGGCGAGAAAAGGCGCCCCCAAGGGGCTTCTGATTGGTGGAAACACGCACCAGGTCGTTCTGGGAACCAAACGGACCCGGCTGCGGGACATAAAAAGGTTTAGGGATCCGTGGGCTGTCTGGTCAACGCGAGGACCGACACTTTCCATAGATTCCGTCTCTGCATCAGACCCCAAAGGTCGCCCCCAACCCAACACAATCCCAGCTCCGTCCCCAGGCCCCTAACCGTGCGCCCCGTAGGAGGACAAGCCTAAGGCCCCGGCTCCGGACAAGGCGCCCAAGCGGCGAAAAGCAGCCCCCGGTCCCGCCATGGCTGTGGATGGTCACGAGCGGGACGAACACCGCCCAGGCCACCCAAGAGGCCAGCCAATCCCTATATCCCATGCAAATACGGTCCACAGGTGCCCAATCCAGGCCATGTTCATTTCAGCGTCCGGGTCCTCACCCGGGTACTTGAGCCTTTGTAAAACCTCTGTTGAGTGGCGAAGACGTCTGGTGGGCGGAGAAACTAGAACCAATTAGGAGCGGAGAAGAGAAGCAGTAGTGGGGGCGGAGTTGGGGGGGCGGGACTAGAGGATTTGCGTCACGGATTGGCCCACTTTCTAAGTTGATCGCTTTTTCTAACAACCCCCTCAACCCTCCGGCCAATTCCCAAAGATCCCAGTCCCCACGCAAAgttccacccctttccccacaaACTCCTCCTTTTCAGCTTTAACTCAGACCCACTCCCGAAAAGAGGCGGCCCCACGGTCAGTGAAGCCCCACCCACCATCATTAAACCCCACCCATCACAGGATGGTCCCTCCTCCGGGACCGAGGGCTCCGCCTTTTTCATGTGATGCCCCGCCTCCTATAGttcacccccacctcctctccccgaCCAACCGCGCGAGCCCCGAGGGTGGGAGATCAGGGGGGATGTCTCTACCCTGCCCCGGCCTGCTTCGTCCATCCGTCGGTCTGTCCACTCCCGCCCCCTTCCACCTTATCCAATCCCCCCACACTCTGGAGGGCGGGCAAGCAGGCGGGTGCGAGCGAGGGGTGTGCGCCGCTCTCTcggcagggggcgggggaggcggcCGCGCGGTGACGCGCGGGGCTGCTGCGGCTGCTCCGCCGGCGGATCATCACTCTCGGGCTGGGATGGACGCGGGGCGGGCGGGCCCTGGCGCGCGGGGCCAGGAGTCCGGGCCTCCCGGCTGCTGAGCGTTCCCTGAAGCCTCTCCATTACCCCCGCTTTCCCTCCTAGGAGCCGTGCCGACCCCCGCCCCGTGGCTCCAGACTCGGCTCCCGCCCTCCTCTGACTCCCTggacctccccctcccacccgcCCTCGGGATCGACTagatccctccccctccctgaggATTCCGGCTGGATCCCTGCCCCTGCACCGCGGATCCTGCGCTCCCGGGCTCCGGGCCCCTGGGGATTGCCGTGAACTCCTCCTCCCGCACCCGATCCCTTAGGATCCTCCGCCTGTACTGCCTTCTGGTCCCTCGAAGCCGGCCCACGGAGCCAGTGGATCCCCAATCCAGTCCtgtcccatttccccctcctccctctgccgtCCCCACTGCGGGGTTCCCTGTTCTTGGGCTCCTCCAGACCCCATTCCCTACCTCTCCTTTCCCCGGGGATCGACTGGatcccggccccgccccccgggGCTGGGGCGATCCCCCTCCCCCGCCGGGTGAGGCGCTGCGGGCGGGGGCTGGGCCTGCGGGGCCGCGGGGGCTCAGAGGCCGCCGCCCCCCTCCCGAAGCCCGTCCGCCCCCTACTCGGAGCCCTGGATGGAGGCACCACGGCCCCAGGGCTGAGCCAGGTAGGAGCTAAGccgggctgggtggagggggctgCGTGGCGGTCCACTGGggtctccctctccccatctctctccctgcgCCTGGTTTCCCCCAGCCTGCTCTGTCTGCGTGTCTCCGCCTAGGGATGCTCTCGCCGTGTCTCTGCGTCTTGGTCTctttgtctctgcctctctccagccCATGAATGATCCTTTGAATGGGCCCACAGACCCCGTGTGttcccatctccccctccccctccttctccccttcccggCCAAGCCATTTTCCCCACTGCAGGAAGAAGGGGGGGCCTGCGGCCTGAGCCCCCGTCCCTCAGCTCTACCCGGCTGGGGGAATCAGGCCTGGGCAGTAATGGAGAGAGCCAGGCAGAGGGgtagggagaagagagggagtAGCAAGATGTGGcagacagagatggggagagcagggaagggaaaaTGGGGGAGACAGATacagggaaagagagacagaaatagaagGGGCTTGAGGGAGAAATTTGGGGAAGGgatttgaaggagagagaaagatgagaaacaCCAAAGAGGGAGGTgttgaagaaaaagatgaaaaaagactgAGGGTCGAGAGACTGAAGGCAAGAGCTGGAGCAAGCTGGAAGAGGCTGTGGAAAGATGCTCTGAGGGAGCGCTATGGAGAGGAAAGAGATGGGGGGAGGGCTCCagtgggagggaagaagggagagaagctggcagggaggaggccaggggcCCAAAGTACCTTAAGGAAagagggggtgacagaggcagacCTTGttagtgggagggggagggggcggcaaGGCCATGGAAGCAGAGCCCAGCCTGACATAGGCAGAGGAGATTCTGAGGGAGCCAGTCCCAAGCTCCCTCCAGGTGATGGGAGAACAGGAGCTTAAGAGGACTCGAAGAAAGGGAGGGCATGACTGGGTGTGTGTGGTAAGGATTCCTGTGTCCTCATCTCTGGAATAAATTGACACCTGCAGAGAGCCACCCGCGGGCTGGCGCCTGGCTCTGAAAACCCCGCGTCAGCAAACAGCTCTGGCGGCTTTGGGGGGGGGGCGAGTGGGACAGGAGGGGCTTGCTAAGATGACCTGGGTGTCTGCCCCTTCAGTCCGATCTCTTCCCTTGTACTGCCTCTGCTGCCCTGAGCACCCAGGCATCAAGGTAGCAACTGTGGGGGGCTGGCAAGGGGAACGGGAGGTGAATAGCTAGGATGGGATGAGAAGAAGCCAAGGTTTGTCCCCAGGACATGGGTCAAAATGCTATGCAAGGAAGAAGAGGTGTCTTGGGTTCAAGGCTGTTCAAGACTGTGGGAGGGGAGCCGGTGGTGGGTGCATCTGATGCCCCCCAAACCGACCTCAGCACCCCTTCTCCTCAGCTAGAGGCCTGGTCACTAGGGCTAGGTTCTGATTGGCCAACAAGGGGCGAGAGGCGGATCTTTTAGGGTTCTCTATGCCCCCGGTCTCCTTCTCCCCTCAACATATATACTTCCCCTATACTAAGGCTGGGGGAAACTCTAGCATTCTGATTCACTCCTCTGCTCTCCCCCTCATGCCCTGAATGGACCCCATAACcaacccagccccttcccctcttcctcccagacCCCCCCTCCAGGGTTAAAGCTGCAGCCCGTTGCCCAGGTAACATTGCGGGGCAGCATCCTGTCGCCCAGCAACCGGCTGCAGGATCACGCATCTGTCCCTGGATTTGCCCCTCCAGCATCCCCTCCCTATCTGGCCCCTGCCTCAGGGCACCTTAACTTTTGAGGGAAGAAATGGAGAGGGCCTGGTGTACAGGGGTCTCCCCTACTGCACAAATCCTTAGAGAATGAGACATTGAAGAGAGGGGAAGGTGCTGAGCTTGTGCGGTCCCAAGAAAGGACCAAGTCTGGCCTGAGATGGGGGTTCAGTGCCATGAAATTACAGCTCAGGAGTAATTAACACGTATAAACAAACCCTCCACTTCCTGCTAATTAATgacttggtatttttattttctcttccttttctatctCATCCCTCCCAGGGAGGTGGGAACTGGGACTCCTGAGTCCCTGAGGAGAGCCTGCCTGGGAGGGACAGACAGCTGGAAGGGGGTGTGCTAGGTTTGGGGAGCTgactctccttcctctctggctgTGTCCTAGACATTTAAGACATCTTGACCTCATCCCAGCCTCAGACTTTTCTATCTGGGTCCCTGCTGAGGAGGGGAGCGGTGGTTGGAGTGGGAGGAGGTGCTAAGGGGACTGAGGATGGACGAAGTGGGCAGCTTGGTCTGAATTCCAAGTCACTAACCACTTATCTCTTCTGTTTCCCCATTcctgtctgtcttctccatccGATTTCCCTTCCCCTCTTGCACCTCTcctctgtatttttctgtctgtctgtccctcctccccacagATCGGGCCTGCCTtcaccttctccctcttccttccccttccccacccctcgccccctccATGGAGAGGAACAGACCCCTTCTCGGTCCAGTCTAGCCcaggtccctccccacccccctcctccctcctttcccccgccccctcctccctcctggggcgaggggggcctccctccctctcccccccttctctctctctccgaGGGGGGGGtcccggggagggagggggggggTCCCCCGATCAGCATGTGGCTCCTGGCGCTGTGTCTGGTGGGGCTGGCGGGGGCTCAACGTGGGGGAGGGGGTCCCGGCGGCGGCGCCCGGGgcggcccaggcctgggcctcgGCAGCCTCGGGGAGGAGCGCTTCCCGGTGGTGAACACGGCCTACGGGCGAGTGCGCGGTGTGCGGCGCGAGCTCAACAACGAGATCCTGGGCCCGGTCGTGCAGTTCCTGGGCGTGCCCTACGCCACGCCCCCCCTGGGCGCCCGCCGCTTCCAGCCGCCCGAGGCCCCCGCCTCGTGGCCCGGCGTGCGCAACGCCACCACCCTGCCGCCCGCCTGCCCGCAGAACCTGCACGGGGCGCTGCCCGCCATCATGCTGCCCGTGTGGTTCACCGACAACCTGGAGGCGGCCGCCACCTACGTGCAGAACCAGAGCGAGGACTGCCTGTACCTCAACCTCTACGTGCCCACCGAGGACGGTAAGGGCGCGGGCACCGGGCCGGGCCCCCGGTGGACACAGCCCACAGACGCGCATGCAGACCCTCAGACGCCGCCGTCAGGGCCTGGGGCCGGGAGCTGGGCATTCGTGGGGGTCGTGAGGGGCAATGTGTCCCTTCAGGCTCTGCGTGCCCTCCCCGGGTGGAATGGGTCCCTGCCAGGCAGTCCCAGGAATGAATCCCACAGCCACCCCGGATCTCTTTGTGCCCACAGAGAGCTGATGGCGAAGGAGGCAGGCACTAGGCTTGGCccactcaccccctccccacagagGCACACACAGAGGGAACACTGAGTGTGATCCAGTGGTGGGGGCAATCATCAGCTGCCTAGACAGCCACTCTGGCTCTGCCCCAtctcctgcccccaggcctgggctTGTCCCCAGCAGTACCCATTTTAGCTGCACCTATACCTCAAGGACAGCAAAGACTCCCCCTTTTCCCCGGGCCAGCATGGGCAGACGTCCATCTGTCACATGCAGAGCCCCTCACCTGAGCTGAATGTCTCTTCCCCAGGATGCTCTGTCTCCTGATTCCCATACACTCCCAAAGGATCAGGGAAGCTCCTTGCCAAGGGTCCCTCCGCTCCCAGCACAGCCCACCCATCCCCGACAGAACACCTTCCCTGGGGCTCTGAGCCAGCTGTTTCAGTGAACTGTCCAGTTCGCCACAGCACAGCTCATAGTCTCCAGCACACTCCCCTGGACAGCCTTCAGCACCAAGATTAATCAGTGTCATTCCAGCACCTTCCAGCACATTCCAGAGTACCTTCCAGCAGTCCACAACAGAGGGTAATCAGCAGGCCTCCAGCCACCCAAACAGACCTTCCATGCACACAGCCCCCATGTTATCCTTCTAATACCGCATGTCGTGACTCCTATACACCCCGACAGCTCCAGAGACCATCCACCCTAACATCCGCCTCAGAACATTTTCCAACGACTTTACACATAGGCTTGGTACCCAAGAACCCCCCTGGGGACACCCTAGACACCCAACACTCCCACATCATGTACTCAAGTCCTAATACAAACCAGGAAGCTCAAGTACTCAACACTCAGGTCACATACCAAACCAACCGGCACACTGACCTTAGGCTCTAGCATGTCACATATCAAAATTCCCAGCCTTCACACAGCACACTCCCCAGCAATTCTCTGGAATTTCATACCCTGTCACCCACACAGTCCCGTGCTGCCCAGTATCCCTGGGTAACCCCCAGTATCCTCCATATGTAGACTTTTTCCCCAGTAACCCTGCACCTGGACCCTGTGCCCCAGCAGGCCACTCACACCACTGTCCCCAATGGTCTCAACACATCGCAAACATTGCTTACCCCAACTCCTGCCTACAGATCATCAGTCTCCTACCTCAGGCTGTGACAACACACTTAGCAATCCTACACCCTGCTCACAGATCAAGTACTCCAACACTTTGCTCCCTGTGCCCAGAGAACATGCCAGTCACAGAACACCTAACTCCTGCACCCTAACAGGGTTACCTCCACCTCCCCCATGTAAGCCTCCTAGCAACCTATACACACAATGCACGGAAGTGTCTAGTCCAATCCTGTTCAGATTCCAAGCGTGCTAATAGAACATTTACCCCAATACACTCCACGGATTCTCCCCAATACCCCACTGCCCTCTGCCTAAGAACCATCCACTCCACATTCCCCCGCCCTCTCACGGGCCACCTCCCCCATTGCCCTCCTACCTGTGAATCATTCACCCCAGGGCTTCCAACAGACCACCCATCTCGACACTCTCCACTCGTGGACTCTCCACCCACACCTTTGTGTAGAAGGCTATCCCCTCACCGCCCGACCATGCCCCCTTCAGGGGGCTCTTGTCTCATCATGCCTCATGCAAAACATCCACCCGGCATTTCCCACCAGTGGACTGTCCACCCCAACACCTCCGCACAAATTGGCCAccctgcccccatcccacccATGCCCACACCTTCTGTATTTTTAACCACCGCTTATTGCAGACCTGCTTGGGGCCTGACACATTCAGGTGATCTCACTGAATCTTCACACCGGCTTGGCTCTGGGAGGAAGAGGTTGACTCAGAAGTGGGCGCGTGCACACACCCGCTCACTTAATACTCTCCCGCGCACACATGCCCTACTgacttcctccccatccccatccccatcccatcAGAAAAGAACAGGCTCTTATCCTAATGGGTCCCCATGGGGCCATCATCACCAATTGGGAGATGCCTTCAAGAGTCTGGCCTTGGCCTTGCtgaccctctccccctccccatgcTGGTCCCCTTGCCCTTGAGCAGAAATCCATCAGCCTGGGGGAACACCTCACGCCTCTGGGTTCCAGCTCTCCCTTGGCCAATCCCCCCCATCTGAAAGAAGCCTGGAGCTGAACTCTGAGCCCAGTCTGGGGCCTTCCCTTGACAGTGGGCACACTTTGTGCCTCCCAGCACCTCCTGACACCTTATGTGTCGAGCTGGCTCAGGgcactgtttcctagtccctatTTGTGGGCTGAACCTTCAATTGGGGAGGGAGGCTTTTTGGCATTAGACCAGGGGTTGGTGGGAGGCTAATGCCCCTGGTGGGGAGTTTACCATTGCTGGGGGAAGGAGAGCAGGCTTGGGTAAGGGATGAGGTTGGGGGGTTGCAGAGGGAAAAGGTGGAGTGGAGGGCAAGACCTGATGACCCCTTCCCTGCTTTGCCCCACATTGGGGACATGGGGAGAGAAGTCAGGCTTGTGAGTGCGGGTGGAAGAGAAATGCTGGCTGGTgagaggctggggaggtgggcaggcagcCCTAGCTgacctccccacacccctccagAGGGGAGCTGAGGGCTTCCAGGGTTTATGAACTGCTGGGATCTgctgcccccaaccccatcctACTCTCTGCAGCCTAGGGGAGCAGGCAGGTGCTTGGCTGGCTCTGAAGAGGGTCCGTGTGAGTGGTGGCCCCGGGGTGGCACAGCTGGCCTTGGGCTCCCGCTTCGGGtgggcttcccctcccctcccaccccacctctaaCACCGTTTCATTTCCAGCAATTAGCAAACACTTCGACAAGCCAAATCCTTTCCAGCCAAGTCAATATGTCTTAAGACAGGCCTCAGCCCGCTCAggcaccccacccccccaaaaccaGCCTTTTCTTTGGGGCATGACTTTTTCCGGGGAGGGGAACAAAATTGGGTTGTAGAAacgtttttctcttttcttggtttctttttcttgcaaacaaattttgctttttttggcttattttttctgcccctcaccctccccttttctgctttctctcctcccctccccatccaccACCTCCCCCGACCCCCATCTTTCCCCACAAAATTgtccttttttctctgttttgtgttCCCGGTCTTAGGTCCGCTCACAAAAAAACGTGACGAGGCGACGCTCAATCCGCCAGACACAGGTAGATTTAAAAATCCCGCTGCTGCATGTGGTTGCTGATAAGAGGACGTTCACGGCCCTGCCCCTAACTAAATGCCCCCACAGCCCTCAAGGCCCCTCAGTCGTTTCCCCAACTAAAaacgaaaaagaaaagaaaagaaaaatttgtaataattggaaaaaagaattatgaaaactTCAAAAGAAATTTGAACAATGTTGGACCCAC encodes the following:
- the TMEM256 gene encoding transmembrane protein 256; its protein translation is MAGPGAAFRRLGALSGAGALGLSSYGAHGAQFPDDYGKELFDKTNKHHFLHSLALLGVPLCRKPLWAGLLLASGTTLFCTSFYYQALSGDPSFQTLAPVGGSLLLLGWLALAL